The genomic DNA GCCCGGGACGCGGCGCCCGCGGGGTCGTTCGGCGAGTGGTGGCCGGGCCCGTTGGCACAGCTCCGGGAGGACGATCCGGAGGGAGCCCAGTGGGTCGACACGCTCACCGATGGACGGCAGCGGGCGCTGGCACTGACCGTCGCGATGCTCCAAGGCGCCACACCGGACACCGTCCACGCCGCCGTGACGGCTCTGCTGGAAGAGGCCGGCCATCCCGAGGACGAACGGCCCCGGCTGGACCGGACCGATCTCAACACCGAGCTGAGCAAACTCGGTTGCCCCACGGGGCCGGACGGCCGGGTGCGCTATGCGAAGCCCCGCCGCGCCCGGACCGTGCTCGCGCACTTCTGGTCCTACTTCCCCGGCCTGCGGCCCGAGTTCCACGCCTGGGTCGCCCGGTGCGTACGGGACCTGAGGCTGGACCGCGAGGAACGGGACCGGTTCATCGAGCACTTCGCCGAGCAGGCGCTCCGCACCGGCCACCCCGAAGAACTGCGCTCGCTGGCCCGCAAGTGGACGGACCGCGGCGGACACGGGCTCATGCCCGACGCCGCCAAGGTGCTTGCCGCCGGGGTGAGCCACGACGTGCACGGCCGCGCCGTACGGCAGCAGATCCTCGCCGACGCGCGGCAACACGGCGATCAGTCCCGGGCGTACCGGCTGGCCCTGACCGTGGTCTGCGCCCAGGTGATGGCCGTGAACCACCCCGACCAGGCCCTCGTCCGGCTGCACCACCTCGCCCGGGAGGAAGACGGCGACCGCCGCCCCGCGCTTGACTCCCTGCTCGGCCTCGCGACGAGCGAACGCCGCCTCTGCGCCCTGCTCCTCTCCCGGCTCGCCACCTCCGGCCTCGGTCCCACCGGCTTCCGCTGGCCGGGCGATACCCGCGTTTTCCTCGCCCTCGCCGAGGCCGTCGCCCGGCAGCCGGCCCTGTGCACCGGGCCTGCCGCGACCGAGCGGCTGACCGAGTGCCTGGCCGCCGTGTTCGCGCACCGGCCGCACGAGGAGTGGGCGCCCCACGTCGGCACCTGGCTGACCGCCGCCGCGGCCGCCCGTACCCCCGCCCACCGCGACGCGCTGCTCGCCACGCTGGCCGCCGCCGCGGCCCCCTATCCCGCGGCCGCCGGCCGCACCTACGTCCTCTCGCAGCAGTGGGTGCGCGCCTCCGGCTCCGACCGCGCGCAGCGCCGCGAGGTGGCGGAGCGCTACCGCCGCCGCCTCGACACCGCCCAGGGCATCGGCCGACCGCCCACGGAACCCGAACCCCCCGACACCGACGCCGCTCCGGAGGCCCCCCGATGAGTTCCGGCCATCGCACCCTGACGGTCTTCCTCACCGTCATCTGCCTGCTCGTCCTCACCATCGCGGGTCTTGCCGCCGACTGGCCCCGCTGGTTCTGGCCCGCCCTCGGTGCCGTAGCCCTGACGGGCACCGTCGCCGCCGCCCGCGCGGGCGCGTACCGCGGCGGGCGGATCCCGCCGGAGACCACCCTGGAGCCCGACCTCCCGATCCCGCCCCCGCCGCGCCAGGAGCACCGCGTCACGAACGTCTCGCTGCCCAGCGCCGTGCCCGACTACGACTTCCTCTTCTCCGCCACCGTGCGCTGGATCCCCGAGGACTGCGAGAGCCCGCACTTCGACCCCTGCGGCCTCGCCGTGCACGCCGTCCTGCTGCGCGCCCGGGAGTTCGCCGCCCGGCAGTCGCCGCGGTCGCCGGCCATGGCGCAGCACCAGCTCAACGGCGTGCTGAGCGTGATGGAGCCGGATGCCTCGGGCCGTGTGCTGGCCATGGCGAAGGACGTGGGCCTGGCGCTGTCGGACTCCGACCGGGAGCGGCTGAGCAAGCTGTCGAACGTACGGAAGGACGAGGACGTCTGGGAGCACGAGCGCAACTACGAGCGGAACAAGCGCATGTACCTCTCCGACGACGTGCTGAAGGATCCCGGCAGCGCCGTCGTGTGGTGGCTCGCGCGCAACGACGAGCAGGTGGAGGGCACGGTCGAGCGCATCGGGCTGCTCGCCCGGCTCTCCGCCGCGGCGAACAACAGCGAGGTCGCCCCGCCCTTCCGCGACCTGCTGTACGCGCCGGAACCCGAGCCGGAGTACGAGCCCGAGCCCGAGCCGGTGCCGGAGGAGGCGGTCGTGCCGCCGGAGGAGCAGTTCGCCGACCTGACGGCCGATTGGCTCAAGCTCGGGCGCCGGGACCCGGAGACGATCCTGCTGATCTCGCGGATGGCCGAAGCCATGGAGGGGTCGGGCAAGAAGCAGGAAGCCGACGCCCTGCGCCGCTTCTTCGGGTTCCCCGAGGACCCGCCCCCGTACGCGGACGGCCAACCGCCTGACGAGGAAGGTCCGTTCGCGGACGCGGGCTGAACAGACTCGTGCCCATGGCGGACAGGGGTGGGGAGAGCGCCGGTGCGGTGCGGTTGACCGTGGTCGGCGGGGCGGGCGTCGACAACTACCGCGACATCATGGACGCCTTCTTCGGCTCGGCGGGCACCAAACCGGGGCCGGGCCGCGCCCGCCGGGGCACCGACGCCACGCTTCCGCTCGACCTGGACCTGGAGGACATGGCCCGGGGCACGGTCGAGGAGTTCGCGATCGACACGGCGGTCCTCTGCACGGCCTGCTCGGGCGGGCTCGCGGCGACGGGGACCA from Streptomyces sp. CMB-StM0423 includes the following:
- a CDS encoding ABC transporter substrate-binding protein gives rise to the protein MTDFGTFVGEARAPFHTGPGDQYVYIAAMAEASQRLGNRGKDPRAVAKEQLAFVHQRFVPPRRFGEARRLLHEHRTAVLSGPPGSGRHTAAQMLLYEPAAGPGIHEVDPEDGEDGRATLDRRAVVDGDRLLLDLSDCGATGLLGELSDFRSVLEERDARLVVVLPPHLRDLLTAELHRLMVHVDRPRTDQVLMRYLRRAHLTPPPAALAVPDLDGFLADAPMRDVARLAEGIRRARDAAPAGSFGEWWPGPLAQLREDDPEGAQWVDTLTDGRQRALALTVAMLQGATPDTVHAAVTALLEEAGHPEDERPRLDRTDLNTELSKLGCPTGPDGRVRYAKPRRARTVLAHFWSYFPGLRPEFHAWVARCVRDLRLDREERDRFIEHFAEQALRTGHPEELRSLARKWTDRGGHGLMPDAAKVLAAGVSHDVHGRAVRQQILADARQHGDQSRAYRLALTVVCAQVMAVNHPDQALVRLHHLAREEDGDRRPALDSLLGLATSERRLCALLLSRLATSGLGPTGFRWPGDTRVFLALAEAVARQPALCTGPAATERLTECLAAVFAHRPHEEWAPHVGTWLTAAAAARTPAHRDALLATLAAAAAPYPAAAGRTYVLSQQWVRASGSDRAQRREVAERYRRRLDTAQGIGRPPTEPEPPDTDAAPEAPR